A stretch of Anaeromyxobacter dehalogenans 2CP-1 DNA encodes these proteins:
- a CDS encoding transporter substrate-binding domain-containing protein, which yields MGRIQACLLVAALLAAAPVARAVPPAPQPQGGRAVVVGADRSYPPYEFLDEKGQPAGFNVDLTRAIGEVMGFTVEFRFGDWAGIRAGLADGSIDVLQGISWSEERARRLDFAAPHAIVHHAIFVRKDGPHPRSIEALAGREVVVFGGGIMDEEITRAGTAARVIRTQTPADALRLLASGQHDCVVLALLPGIYLQRQLGLSNVEPVGEPVRAERYGYAVRKGDRELLARFDEGLAILKQTGRYDAIHARWLGPLEPRPIGWQAVARYAALGALPILVLLGASVAWSRSLRRLVAQRTASLQREVAERERAVAALREHQHQLVQAQKAAAMGVLVSGVAHEINNPAGYILLNVPTLKAAFADAQEALDARARERDLKLAGVPYARMRDEIPQMLDEIAEGGRRIKRIVDDLKDFARRDDAPRLEPMDLGTSARAAVRLLEAPIRAATSRFELALAPGLPRVRGNPHRLEQVIVNLLLNACQALPDRDRALRLSIRHDPVAGEVVLEVRDEGVGIPPEHLARLTDPFFTTKRESGGTGLGLSVSAGIVKEHGGRLEFGSQPGVGTTAALVLPALREEGAA from the coding sequence ATGGGCCGAATCCAGGCTTGCCTGCTCGTCGCGGCGCTGCTCGCGGCGGCCCCGGTTGCACGGGCGGTCCCGCCCGCGCCGCAGCCGCAGGGGGGACGCGCGGTGGTGGTCGGGGCCGACCGCTCCTACCCGCCCTACGAGTTCCTCGACGAGAAGGGTCAGCCGGCGGGGTTCAACGTGGACCTCACCCGCGCCATCGGCGAGGTGATGGGGTTCACGGTCGAATTCCGGTTCGGCGACTGGGCGGGGATCCGGGCGGGGCTGGCGGACGGCAGCATCGACGTGCTGCAGGGCATCTCGTGGTCGGAGGAGCGCGCGCGCAGGCTGGACTTCGCGGCGCCGCACGCGATCGTCCACCACGCGATATTCGTCCGGAAGGACGGCCCGCACCCGCGCTCGATCGAGGCGCTGGCCGGGCGCGAGGTGGTGGTGTTCGGCGGCGGGATCATGGACGAGGAGATCACGCGGGCCGGCACGGCGGCGCGGGTGATCCGGACGCAGACGCCCGCCGACGCGCTGCGCCTGCTCGCCTCGGGCCAGCACGACTGCGTGGTGCTGGCGCTCCTGCCGGGCATCTACCTGCAGCGCCAGCTCGGGCTCAGCAACGTCGAGCCGGTCGGGGAGCCGGTCCGCGCCGAGCGCTACGGGTACGCGGTCCGCAAGGGCGATCGCGAGCTGCTGGCCCGCTTCGACGAGGGGCTCGCCATCCTGAAGCAGACCGGGCGCTACGACGCCATCCACGCGCGCTGGCTGGGGCCGCTCGAGCCGCGGCCCATCGGCTGGCAGGCGGTGGCGCGCTACGCGGCGCTCGGCGCGCTGCCCATCCTCGTGCTGCTCGGCGCCAGCGTCGCCTGGAGCCGGTCGCTGCGGCGGCTCGTCGCGCAGCGCACCGCGTCGCTGCAGCGCGAGGTGGCGGAGCGCGAGCGGGCGGTGGCCGCGCTCCGCGAGCACCAGCACCAGCTCGTGCAGGCGCAGAAGGCGGCGGCCATGGGCGTGCTGGTGTCCGGGGTGGCCCACGAGATCAACAACCCGGCCGGCTACATCCTGCTCAACGTGCCCACGCTGAAGGCCGCGTTCGCCGACGCGCAGGAGGCGCTCGATGCGCGCGCCCGCGAGCGCGACCTGAAGCTGGCGGGCGTCCCGTACGCGCGGATGCGCGACGAGATCCCGCAGATGCTCGACGAGATCGCCGAGGGGGGCCGGCGCATCAAGCGGATCGTGGACGACCTGAAGGACTTCGCCCGCCGCGACGACGCGCCGCGGCTCGAGCCCATGGACCTCGGCACCTCGGCGCGGGCCGCGGTCCGCCTGCTCGAGGCGCCCATCCGCGCTGCGACCTCGCGGTTCGAGCTGGCGCTCGCCCCCGGCCTGCCGCGCGTGCGCGGCAACCCGCACCGGCTCGAGCAGGTGATCGTGAACCTGCTCCTGAACGCCTGCCAGGCGCTCCCCGACCGCGATCGCGCGCTGCGCCTCTCGATCCGCCACGATCCCGTCGCCGGCGAGGTGGTGCTCGAGGTGCGCGACGAGGGCGTGGGCATCCCGCCCGAGCACCTGGCGCGCCTCACCGACCCGTTCTTCACCACCAAGCGCGAGAGCGGCGGCACCGGCCTCGGCCTGTCGGTGTCCGCCGGGATCGTGAAGGAGCACGGCGGCCGGCTCGAGTTCGGGTCGCAGCCCGGCGTCGGCACCACCGCGGCGCTGGTGCTGCCGGCGCTGCGCGAGGAGGGCGCGGCGTGA
- a CDS encoding sigma-54-dependent transcriptional regulator, with amino-acid sequence MSESFYPAFAILAVDDEAAWLRSVSLTLERAAGITHLLTCQDARRVMEVLDGNDVGVVLLDLTMPHLSGEDLLGRISVEHPDVKVIVVSGMNQVETAVRCMKLGAFDYHVKTEEEDRLVAGVLRAVRMQELQRENGEMTARFMSGELRNPEAFAGIVTQDRTMLTLFSYVEAVARSPQPLLVTGESGVGKELVAGAAHRLSGLPGKLVAVNVAGLDDAVFADTLFGHVRGAFTGAEQPRRGMVEEAADGTLFLDEIGDLSVPSQVKLLRFLQEGEFFPLGSDRPKRVKVRVVAATHQDLAAKERAGMFRRDLYYRLRTHRVRVPPLRERREDVPLLLDHFLGEAARQLGKKKPTPPKQLAQLLMTHDFPGNVRELRAMCFDAVSRHRDRVLSMDAFLEAIGRHGNGAHPAAEEGQNPFGVVERLPTFDEALELLVQEAMRRSGGNQTLAARLVGISQPALSKRLKSYRR; translated from the coding sequence GTGAGCGAGTCGTTCTATCCCGCGTTCGCGATCCTGGCGGTGGACGACGAGGCCGCCTGGCTGCGCTCGGTCTCGCTCACGCTCGAGCGCGCGGCCGGCATCACCCACCTGCTCACCTGCCAGGACGCGCGCCGGGTGATGGAGGTGCTCGACGGCAACGACGTGGGCGTGGTGCTGCTGGACCTCACCATGCCCCACCTCTCCGGCGAGGACCTGCTCGGCCGCATCTCGGTGGAGCACCCCGACGTGAAGGTCATCGTGGTCTCCGGGATGAACCAGGTCGAGACCGCCGTGCGCTGCATGAAGCTGGGCGCGTTCGACTACCACGTGAAGACCGAGGAGGAGGACCGGCTGGTCGCCGGCGTCCTGCGCGCCGTGCGCATGCAGGAGCTGCAGCGCGAGAACGGCGAGATGACCGCGCGCTTCATGTCCGGGGAGCTGCGCAACCCGGAGGCGTTCGCCGGCATCGTCACGCAGGACCGCACCATGCTGACGCTGTTCTCGTACGTGGAGGCGGTGGCGCGCAGCCCGCAGCCGCTGCTCGTCACCGGCGAGAGCGGGGTCGGCAAGGAGCTGGTGGCCGGGGCGGCGCACCGGCTCTCCGGGCTGCCCGGGAAGCTGGTGGCGGTGAACGTGGCCGGGCTCGACGACGCGGTGTTCGCCGACACGCTGTTCGGCCACGTGCGCGGCGCGTTCACCGGCGCCGAGCAGCCGCGGCGCGGCATGGTGGAGGAGGCCGCCGACGGCACGCTGTTCCTCGACGAGATCGGGGACCTGTCGGTGCCGTCGCAGGTGAAGCTGCTGCGCTTCCTGCAGGAGGGCGAGTTCTTCCCGCTCGGGAGCGACCGGCCGAAGCGGGTGAAGGTCCGCGTGGTCGCCGCCACGCACCAGGACCTCGCCGCCAAGGAGCGCGCCGGGATGTTCCGGCGGGACCTGTACTACCGGCTGCGCACGCACCGCGTGCGGGTGCCGCCGCTCCGGGAGCGCCGCGAGGACGTGCCGCTCCTGCTCGATCACTTCCTGGGCGAGGCCGCGCGGCAGCTCGGCAAGAAGAAGCCCACCCCGCCGAAGCAGCTCGCGCAGCTGCTCATGACGCACGACTTCCCCGGCAACGTCCGCGAGCTGCGCGCCATGTGCTTCGACGCGGTCAGCCGCCACCGCGACCGCGTGCTCTCCATGGACGCGTTCCTGGAGGCGATCGGCCGGCACGGCAACGGCGCCCACCCCGCGGCGGAGGAGGGGCAGAACCCCTTCGGCGTGGTGGAGCGGCTGCCCACGTTCGACGAGGCGCTGGAGCTGCTGGTGCAGGAGGCGATGCGGCGCTCCGGCGGGAACCAGACGCTCGCCGCGCGGCTGGTGGGCATCTCGCAGCCCGCGCTCTCGAAGCGCCTGAAGTCCTACCGGCGCTGA